The DNA sequence TACGCTCAAAAATCACAGGAGCTATGTGTCTTACCCGACGTATATATTCGCTTAAAAGAAATGCTAGAGAGTAAGCAAGCAACCTTAGATGACATTGCTGACATCATTTCTTTAGACCCTGCTTTAGCCTCATGCCTATTAAAAATTGCTAATAGTGCGCTATTTAATTTTCCTAAAGAAGTTGATTCAATACCTCGTGCCCTGATGATTTTAGGCATAAAAGAAGTTCATAATTTAATTAACACTTACGGTGTTACTGCTGCATTTTCAGGACTTAATCCTAACATAATGGATATGGATAAATTTTGGGAAATAAGTGTTGACTGTGCTCTGCTCACTAAATTTCTAGCCCAAAAAATAAATATCAAAAATAGTGACGGACTTTTTCTAGCGGGGCTTTTTCACAATATTGGTGCACTTGCTATTGTGCATAATGCTCCCAAGAAGGTGCAGTATTGCGAAGCTTACAACAGTGACGAAACACCATGGCAACGTCAACAAGACGTTTTTGGTTTTACTTTTGCTGAATGTAGTGCTGAGCTATTAACATTATGGCACTTGCCTGATGCCATAATTAACCCTATACGTGAATATCATAATGCCTATAGTAAAGAGTTAGCGCCCGAAAGTACCTTGTTATATATTACCTCTCGTTTAGCCATTATTAATTCACACCCTGGTCTATATTCAAAAGTTAACTTACTAGGTAAGCACTTATTAGCAGATCTTAAGCTTACGATGAATGATATAGATGATGCTTTAGCGTTTTGTAATGCCGAAGGCATGGCCATTATGTCTGCTTTAAAAGTAATAGGTTAGTTGTAAATACTTAGAGCAGAATAGATGCTTATCTTTCCAGGTTTTGCCTAGCATCAAAATTTACTAGACGATTGTTATTCATCAAAATCTAAAGAGTTAGCTGCTTTTTCAAATATCATGGTTAACGGAGCTAAGTTACCAAGATAACCTTGAATATTAGCCTCTAACCAACTGTCTTTAGATATTCCTTTCCAATCCAACTCATATCCCGCCTGTAACGCTAAAACTTCACAAAAGAGTCTCAAAGTGCGTCCGTTGCCTTCCCTAAACGGGTGTACCACATTCATTTCGCAGAAGAAATCAGCTAATTGAAAAACAAACTCAGCGCTACTTAGTTCTCTTAAATAATTACTCTTAGCTAGCCGTTGGAATTGCTTTACGGCCTCTCGCTCAATATTGCTCGCGGTACAAAAACGTGTACTACCTTTACTGATATCAATAGTTCTGAGCTGTCCAGCCCATTTATAAATATCCTGAAATAGATGGTGGTGAATTTCTTTTAAGTAGCCAAACGTTAATCGTTCAAACTGAGGAGAAAATTGCTCTAGGCGAAAGCTAGTAAGCTCTAATTCAGCTTCTTCAAGTTCGCTGTCAGAGCGAATGTCTAAAAGGTTAATTAGAATATCTGTGTTTTGGTAGCAGTTAGGATCTTGCTCAACCCCATACTTATCACGCATACTGCGCTTTTAGCTCGCTTATTTTTCGTGCAACACGCTTACTTTTAATTTTCCCTGTACGCATAGAAATGCCTTCCAGCCTTAAGCTTTCAAGGTAATTCTCTTTTTTCTTGCTCTCAAATCGAGCTTTAAGTTGCTTTTCAGTTAGCATAATCAATCCTTATTTCTACCCTGTAATTGTAGTCAGAATCGCTCAAAACCTCAACGAAAAG is a window from the Litorilituus sediminis genome containing:
- a CDS encoding YhfG family protein, coding for MLTEKQLKARFESKKKENYLESLRLEGISMRTGKIKSKRVARKISELKAQYA
- a CDS encoding putative adenosine monophosphate-protein transferase Fic, whose protein sequence is MRDKYGVEQDPNCYQNTDILINLLDIRSDSELEEAELELTSFRLEQFSPQFERLTFGYLKEIHHHLFQDIYKWAGQLRTIDISKGSTRFCTASNIEREAVKQFQRLAKSNYLRELSSAEFVFQLADFFCEMNVVHPFREGNGRTLRLFCEVLALQAGYELDWKGISKDSWLEANIQGYLGNLAPLTMIFEKAANSLDFDE
- a CDS encoding HDOD domain-containing protein; the protein is MRITALQYAQKSQELCVLPDVYIRLKEMLESKQATLDDIADIISLDPALASCLLKIANSALFNFPKEVDSIPRALMILGIKEVHNLINTYGVTAAFSGLNPNIMDMDKFWEISVDCALLTKFLAQKINIKNSDGLFLAGLFHNIGALAIVHNAPKKVQYCEAYNSDETPWQRQQDVFGFTFAECSAELLTLWHLPDAIINPIREYHNAYSKELAPESTLLYITSRLAIINSHPGLYSKVNLLGKHLLADLKLTMNDIDDALAFCNAEGMAIMSALKVIG